From the Candidatus Hydrogenedentota bacterium genome, the window ATGCGGTTAATCGCCGCTTGGCAATCTATTCGCGGCCAATCATTTGGTTGCGCGTCCGGTGTATCGACGCACTACAATGGACGACATCGGCGAAAGGAGCACGATACCATGGGTGGGTATCAATTGGATCCACAAAGTGTGGTTGGTCGCGTGCAGGCCAGTGGACTCCCCGCGCGGGTACCGACCCTCCGCGGGTCGCTGCTGCGCGGGGCGCTTGGTTTTATTCTGGTCAGCATCGCGGGCTTCGCGCCGTGGGCCGTGGCGGGCGGCTGGTTCTATCGACACATGGGCGAGGCGGGAATGTATATCGCGTGCGCGCTGGTGTTCATGGGGACGGCAGGTCTCTTGATGCATCGGCTGATCATCGGTCCGGGGTCTTTGATTCGGTTCTACCTTCTTTTTACGCCCGCCTTCGGCGTTTATTCTGTCGCGTGGATAGTGGGTTGGATGACCCTGCGGGGCCACCTCGGCGGCATCGTGGGATTGCTAGCGGGCACAGCCCTGATGGGCGTGATGATCGCCCAGGCGTTCGACGCACGGAGGCAAACGTTCAAGGTGATCGCGGCGCTTTTTGTGCTGAATTCGGCGGGCTACTTCTTCGGCGGCGTGGTCGAAGGCGCTTTGCTGCACATGGAGGGATTCCCTGGTTCCGACATGGCGCAGGCCATCGTCGCGAAGTCCTCCTGGGGTGTGTTCTATGGTGCCGGCCTCGGCGCGGGCTTGGGCTGGGCATTTTACCTGTGCCAGGGGAAGACGCGGGCGCTGCTCGAAGAGACGAACACGCGCCCACGATCAGGTTGATCGCAGTTACACCAAGTGCTCGAAGTGAATGCTTCCTGGGGACGTGATCACGAATACGCGTGCCTGTCCCCGCGGAAGTATCGGGGGCATTTGGATGAAAGTTCGCGTAATTGCATTACATCCACTGGGACATGCCGCCGCTTTGCCGTGAGTTGTGTCTCGTTGTGGTCATCGTATGGCCTTGGCTTACTTCGCTCAGTCTGGGCGCTCTTGCGGCGGTACGTCCCTGCGTCTACTTCGGCGCGGGCAATTTCCGAATGCGGATGTCCCTGTAGCTTGCCTCGGCGGGCTTTCCGCTGTGAATCTGCACGGCAATGATGCCGGTCTGCGGGATTCCGTTTTCTTCTTCCCTGTAGTCCACCGTCTGCACGCCATTGAGCCAGAGCTGGATCCGGTTGCCCTCGCAGCGGATGCGGTAGTCGTTCCAGTCGTCTTTCTTGAGCGTTTTCTCGATCAGCTCCGGTGCCGGTTGCTGGAGTACCCGTTTTCGCCGCGACTCGTCGTAGAGGCAGCCCCAGTAGTGCTGTCCCATGTCCGCCTGATAACCGATGACCTCGGTGTCGCTGGGAATGCGCTCGGTGCGGATCTGTATTCCGGCATTGGCGTCTTCGCCCACGAG encodes:
- a CDS encoding DUF1080 domain-containing protein, which produces MKLPFLVVLAILTGLAPFRTPAESPADWKSLFDGTTFDGWEGDLTKFRIDDGAIVAGSLSTALDRNYFLCTTERYDHFELELKVKLVGEDANAGIQIRTERIPSDTEVIGYQADMGQHYWGCLYDESRRKRVLQQPAPELIEKTLKKDDWNDYRIRCEGNRIQLWLNGVQTVDYREEENGIPQTGIIAVQIHSGKPAEASYRDIRIRKLPAPK